The segment CTATGGAATAGCTTCTTAATAAAACTCAACAATAAAATCAATAAGTTCAAAGAAGCGCTCTAAATTTAGCCACTTTTTTGTAGTATTTTTGTAGTTTATTAGTTATCATACTTCCCCATAAACAAGGTGTGTTTATTTTTTGAATTAAATTTTTAGGAAACGAGAGACATGTCACAACAGATTATTGACGATCTAAAAGCACAAGGTATTACCGCAACAGAAGTTATATACAATCCAAGCTATGATGTTCTTTTCAAGGAAGAGACTGACCCAAGCCTTACAGGCTATGATAAAGGGACTGTCACAAACCTAGGTGCCGTCGGTGTAGATACTGGTATTTATACAGGTCGCTCGCCTAAAGATAAATATATTGTCCGTGATGAAACAACTAAAGATACCGTTTGGTGGGCAGATTCCGGTAAAGGAAAAAATGACAATAAACCTATTACTGAAGAGGTATGGGCACAATTAAAAGAGCTTGTTCTTGATCAGTTATCAGGCAAACGCCTCTTTGTCATCGATGGTTTCTGTGGTGCTAACGAAGAGACGCGTCTTGCAGTTCGCTTCGTAACGGAAGTTGCATGGCAAGCGCACTTTGTAAAAAATATGTTTATTCGCCCAAGCGAAGAAGAGCTTAAAAACTTTAAGCCTGATTTCACTGTTCTCAATGGCGCAAAAGTAACTAACAAGAACTACAAAGAGATGGGTCTTAACTCTGAAACCTTCGTTGCATTCAACTTGACTGAAAATATGCAGTTGATTGGGGGCACATGGTACGGTGGCGAGATGAAGAAAGGTCTCTTCTCTGTCATGAACTACCTTCTCCCATTAAAAGGCATCGCTTCAATGCACTGCTCTGCAAACGTAGGTAAAGATGGTGAGACAGCGATCTTCTTCGGTCTTTCAGGAACCGGTAAAACAACTCTCTCAACTGACCCCAATCGCCAATTAATTGGGGATGATGAGCATGGTTGGGATGATGATGGTGTTTTCAACTTTGAAGGGGGTTGCTATGCAAAAACAATCAACCTTTCAAAAGAGCATGAACCTGAGATCTACGGTGCTATCCGCCGTGATGCGCTTCTTGAAAACGTTGTTATTAAAGAAGATGGTTCTGTTGATTTTGATGATGCATCAAAAACTGAGAATACACGTGTCTCTTACCCGATCTACCATATCGAAAATATTGTAGAGCCTGTTTCAAAAGCAGGTCCTGCGAAGAAAGTAATCTTCTTAACAGCAGATGCTTTCGGTGTTATCCCACCAGTATCAAAATTAACGCCTGAGCAGATGCAATACTACTTCCTTTCAGGCTTTACCTCTAAACTTGCAGGTACTGAGCGTGGTATCACTGAGCCAACACCAACATTCTCAGCATGTTTCGGTGCGGCATTCCTTCTTCTTCACCCAACACAATACGCTGAAGTATTAGTAAAACGTATGGAAGAAGCAGGTGCATCAGCATACTTAGTAAATACAGGCTGGAATGGTACTGGTAAACGTATCTCTCTTAAAGATACACGTAATATCATCAACTCTATCTTAAGTGGTGATATCGATAAAGAAGAGACAGAAATTATTCCAATCTTCAATCTTGAAGTACCTAAAGCAGTTGCTAATGTTGACTCAACAATCTTAGATCCACGTAATACTTACGCAGATCCAGCTGAGTGGACAGAGAAAGCAGAAAAACTTGCTGAACTCTTTGAAAATAACTTTGACAAGTATACAGACACACCATTAGGTGCAGAACTTGCTAAAGTAGGTCCTAAGAAGTAATCAGCATATCAGTTATATAATATATAAGCATAAGCGCTATCCTTCATGGATAGAATCAAACTGAAAAGTAGAAGCCCGAAGATAAACTCTTCGGGCTTTCTGTTATTTATCCCCAATTTTCTCGACATCAAGGATGCCAAAGGGTGGGCATGCACAGGCTAAAAGAACGAAATAGTAAGCTCCCACCGCTCCACAGACTCTCTTAAGAATCATTTATCACAACAAAAGAACCTGAACGCTGCCGGATACAACCAGCGCGCTCTTCCATCAATCACGCGCCGGCAGAGGGCAATCTTCCAGTTTCATCGCCGGCAATAATTTTTGAAATAGAGAGATTTTCTCGGCATCAAGGATGCCAAAGGGTGGGCATGCACAGGCTAAAAGAACGAAATAGTGAGCTCCACCGCTCCACAGACTCTCTTAAGAATCATTTTTCACAACAAAAGAGCCTGAACGCTGTCGGATACAACCAGCACGATCTTCCATCAATCACGCGCCGGCAGAGGGCAATCTTCCGGTTTCATCACCGGCAATA is part of the Ignatzschineria indica genome and harbors:
- the pckA gene encoding phosphoenolpyruvate carboxykinase (ATP), whose amino-acid sequence is MSQQIIDDLKAQGITATEVIYNPSYDVLFKEETDPSLTGYDKGTVTNLGAVGVDTGIYTGRSPKDKYIVRDETTKDTVWWADSGKGKNDNKPITEEVWAQLKELVLDQLSGKRLFVIDGFCGANEETRLAVRFVTEVAWQAHFVKNMFIRPSEEELKNFKPDFTVLNGAKVTNKNYKEMGLNSETFVAFNLTENMQLIGGTWYGGEMKKGLFSVMNYLLPLKGIASMHCSANVGKDGETAIFFGLSGTGKTTLSTDPNRQLIGDDEHGWDDDGVFNFEGGCYAKTINLSKEHEPEIYGAIRRDALLENVVIKEDGSVDFDDASKTENTRVSYPIYHIENIVEPVSKAGPAKKVIFLTADAFGVIPPVSKLTPEQMQYYFLSGFTSKLAGTERGITEPTPTFSACFGAAFLLLHPTQYAEVLVKRMEEAGASAYLVNTGWNGTGKRISLKDTRNIINSILSGDIDKEETEIIPIFNLEVPKAVANVDSTILDPRNTYADPAEWTEKAEKLAELFENNFDKYTDTPLGAELAKVGPKK